From the genome of Solanum lycopersicum chromosome 7, SLM_r2.1:
tcagaaatcgttcggttgcatggggttccactatccatcatatcagatagaggtacgcagtttacttctaagttttggaaaacattgcatgcggaattgggtactaggttggaccttagtactgcgttccatcctcagaccgatggttagtctgagcgaacaattcaagtgttggaggatatgcttcgtgcgtgtgtgatagaatttggtggccattgggatagcttcttacccttagcggaattttcatacaataatagctatcactcgagcattgatatggctccatttgaagcattgtatggtaggagatgtaggtcccccattggttggtttgatgcgtttgaggttagaccttggggtacggatctcttgagggattcgatggagaaggtgaaatctattcaagaaaagcttctagcggcgcaaagtagacgaaaagaatatgcagattgaaaggttagagacttagagttcatggagggagaacaagtcttgctgaaggtttcgcccatgaaaggggtgatgcggtttggaaaaaggggtaagctaagtccaaggtatattggaccatttgaagtactcaagcgagtaggggaggtggcttatgagttagccttgcctccagggctgtccggggtacatccggtattccatgtgtcgatgttgaaaagataccatggggatggaaactatattatccgttgggattcagttttgcttgatgagaatttgtcctatgaggaggagcctgttgctattctagatagagaaattcgcaagttgagatcaagggagattgcatccatcaaagttcaatggaagaatcgacccgttgaagaagccacttgggagaaggaggttgatatgcgagaaagatatccacacctgttcacagattcaggtactccttttcgctcttATTCTCCTTCtggtgatcgttcggggacgaacgatgggtaaattggtatctaatgtaacgacctgtttagtcgttttgagcagcagattttatttctggaaaaacaggctgagacgacggaacgtcatgggcacgacggaccgtcgaaggtgtctcgtttcaaaacacttagaaaaactgaaaattgggtactgaaaattgactctctgaacttcgtaacgaaatggcaggacggaccgtcacagacccttggtggaaatttgggtctctgaactttgcgacgacctgcaaaacggaccgtcgcaggcacgacggcccgtcacaggttgcgcaatcccagtccgggtcggatttctttatacgttttaagggacgtttttgactattcctgctttaattataaggttagtgggttaatgttaataagtctaattacttgggggttaaaagaggtaaccttaagttaattagtgagttattattgccatcttttacacttgattatatgttaattagggtaaaagaaagagggtttgaataagaaaaatagaaagaacaaagagaaaacagaaaaagaaagagaaaacgaagaggatagcaaggattttgagaagatagcttgttgatcgcaattcttcggtggaggtaggttatggttttcatgatttcatagtaaattcttaatagagaatgatatgtattgatagtattgtaaaccctgctatgtgcttaattgtatgcatgcatgaacgtgattatataattgtgattatattaagcatgatgaagttattgaatcccaaatcttgataaaaacctaatctctttttaatgatgatgccttggtaagggagaaggcttgatgaactaaaataatgagattgatgatgccttggtaagaaagaaggcttgatgaactgatggaaggagattaggggatcgggtgtcacgaaccgacacgtagaattaggggatcgggtgtcacgaaccgacacgtagcattaggggatcgggtgtcacgaaccgatacgtagaattaggggatcgggtgtcacgaaccgacacgtagtattaggggatctggtgtcacgaaccgacacgtagtattaggggatcgggtgtcacgaaccgacacgtagtattaggggatcgggtgtcacgaaccgacacgtagatttaggggatcgggtgtcacgaaccgacacatagatttaggggatcaggtgtcacgaaccaacacatagatttaggggatcggagtgtcacgtaccgacacaagaggattaatgaatattgagggagcggagtgtcacgtaccgacacaagagaaataaagataatgaatcttgaaagatgttaatatactcaatctaatgaacatgattcccaaatgagtatggtattgaggcttgagtcctcatgtgtgaacttgacggtaattgttaatgatatagtatttgttgttgctacatgttgagtatcatagttgattttatgatattacttggtatatattgatttctattttgagttggccgatgatatctactcagtacccgtgttttgtattgacccctacttttatgttttcttcttgtttatttgtggagtgcagcaaacgtgccatcgtcttcaactcaacagtaattcaagccagtcttactacatcggaaattcagggtgagctaatgcttctcgcttggactggatcttcttcttcaagtcttgatgccttgaacttccggcatggactagcttcttatgtatttttagcttttagaatactcttagtttagtcatttgatcgtagatgttcttgtgatgatgacttccagattttggggaataatagatgttgaattttagaagttaatgaattggtctttatttaatgagtttaagttttccgcattactttctgttgatattatattgaaatgttaaggttagattggttggttcgctcatataggagggtaagtgtgggtgccagtcgcaacccggtttgggtcgtgacactattattattattattattatcattattattattattattattattattattattattattataattattattactattattgttattgttattattattcttattttattactattattatttttattttaattaatattattatgattctcTTTGAGCTGGGACAAGCTCTTGTGTTACTAATGCTTCCACACAAGCTTCAGTTGAGCTACCATCGTTCATAATTGACATTTTCCGACCTCTTCCACGTCCTCTACCTCTTCCCCTCGCCATTCTCACTGTCCGGCTCACGTTATGCTAACATGAGATGAGAGCATTTGGGAAGGagaagattttttattttatttattatcaatattattattattattattattattattattatttttactattattactattattattattattattattgttattattattattattattatcatcattattattattattactattattattattatcatcatttttattattattattattactattactactactattattattagtattattattattattgttattattgttattattattattattattttattattattgttgttgttgttgttgttgttgttatttttattataattattatcattattactattattatcattattattattattatcattattattattattattatgattattattattattatcattattattattattatcattattattattattgttactattactgttattattattattattattattttattactattattattattattattagtattattattattactattattattactactattatgattattattgtaattgttaatatcattttttttattattattattacttttattactattactactattattattactattattatcattactattattattttttattgttattattattatcattattattatttttattattattattataattattattattattattgttattgttattattattcttattgtattactattattatttttattttaattaatattattattattctctttGAGCTGGGACAAGCTCTTATGTTACTAATGCTTCCACACAAGCTTCAGTTGAGCTACCATCGTTCATAATTGACATTTTCCGACCTCTTCCACGTCCTCTACCTCTTCCCCTCGCCATTCTCACTGTCCGGCTCACGTTATGCTAACATGAGCTGAGAGCATTTGGGAAGGagaagattttttattttatttattatcattattttttttggtaactatCTTCATTAATTACCGTAACAACATTACAAACAAAGCAGCTATCACAGCATGCTTACTCTagaaaaaacatatcaaaatgaCACCAAACTACTAACTACTTCAAATCTTCCTATGGCTTATGACATTGTTAATACTAATAGGAGATCTAGCAATAGTAACATAGGCTATCTTCTTGACTACCTCATCTATCAAGCACTTCTTGTCTTCAAAAATTCTCTTGTTTCTTTCATTCCATATAGCATAGACACCCTCAGccataattttcttaaacaGTTGAGCTTTTGTTGTCTTCCCTTTCCCATTTTGTATACTCCAATGCATGAACTGTATCCAAGTCCTTGGTCTGTTGTTGTAGAAACCAGCCCATGTTAGTACTCTTTCCCATACTTCTTCTGCATAGTGACATTGTAAAAACAAATGATCTAGACTTTCATCAGCACCTTTACACAGTACACAGGTTGGATCATGTACCACTCCCCATTTAGCTAATCTATCAATTGTTGCTAGCTTCCTATTCAGCAAGATCCAAAGTGTGAAGATAGCTTTTGGCCTGGCTGCATTCTTAAACATTAGACCTTTCCATTCAGGCTTAGCTTGATCCCCTCTTAGATAGTCATAGAGTTGTTTCACCATcccttttccttcttttaattGGACTTGATCTACTATGATTTTAGCCTGCATTATTTTCCTGATCATCCAGCTGGCTTGTTCTCTCTTCTGTCATACATTCTGCCCTTTTAAGTAATAAGTATGTATCCACTTTATCCAAAGCTTGTCTTCCTTATTTGCTAAGTCCCAGCAAAGCTTGGCTATAGCTGCTCTATTCCATATATGCATGTTTATCAATCCCAATCCTCCCTCACTTCTAGGCCTATAGACTCTCTCCCAAGCTATTAATGCCTTCTTGGTAATCTGTCCTGCTCCAGACCATAGATAGCTTCTACACATGCTTTCTATCAGTTTAACTATCTTAGCTGGGAAGATGAATAATTGTACCCAGTAAGCCTGAACACCAAACAACACAGTCTGAACTAGCTGAGCTCTACCTGCATATGATAGCTTCCTAGCTGTCCATGAGTTGATTCTAGCCATAATTTTCTCAATGAGTGGGTACCATTGCATTACTGACATCTTCTTGGATGACAAAGGCACACCTAAATACTTAAAGGGAAGTTCCTCCATCTTGTATCCCAGTTGCTGCACAATTTGTTGTTTCACTTCCTGCTGCACCCCTCCACAATATATTGAACTCTTGCTTAAGTTTGCTTGTAACCCAGAAGCTTGAGAAAATTGAGTAAAACACATTTGAACAGCTTTAATAGATTCTAGATCACCTCTAGCAAATAGTAGAAGATCATCTGCAAAACATAGATGAGTGATGTCATGTTTAGAACACTTAGGATGATACTTGAactttttatcttctttaagCCCCTTAAGAAGCCTGCTCAGGTACTCCATAGCTATGGCAAACAAGAAAGGTGACATTAGATCCCCTTGTCTCAAACCTTTTGCTGCTTCAAAACTCTGTGAAGTCTGTCCATTCACTACTATGGAGTAGTTCACTGTTTTAACACACTTCATTATCCACTGTACAAACATCTTTGGAAATCCTAGTCCAAACATAACTTGCTCCAAATAATCCCATTCCACTGAGTCATAGGCTTTCTGCAAATCAATCTTCAGCATACTTCTAGGAGAAATATGTTTCCTAGTATAAGCCTTAACCAGTTCATGTGCTAGCACTATGTTATCAGCAATTTTCCTTCCTGGAATAAAACCTGCCTGACTATCACAAATGACAGACTGTATCACACCATGCAGCCTGTTGGTTATTAATTTGGATATGATCTTATACATCACAGTACAACAAGCTATAGTCCTATACTCTTTCACAGTTTTTGGGTTCTGAACTTTTGGTATGAGGGACACAAGAGTACAATTGAAATCTTTGTGCAGCCTACCAGTTATGAAAAAACTCTTAACAGCCTCAATGATATTATCTTTAATGATCTGCCAAGTGTGCTTAAAGAAGAAGGCATTGAACCCATCCACCCCAGGTGCTTTATCATTCCCAATGGATTTTAGTCCATCATAAATCTCTTGTTCAGTTACTGCAGTGCACAACTGTAGTCTCTGCTCCTTTGTCAATATAGGCCCTCTTTTCATCACTTGTATATCGATGGCTGGTAGTTTACCTGCTGAGGTCCCCATAAGTCCCTTATAGAACACCACAAACTCCTCTTGAATACTTTGTGGATCATACAGCATTTCACCTTTCAATGACATGATACTTCTTATTGCTTCTTTTGATTTCTCTCTTTAATAACTGAGCTGAAGTACTTATTATTTGCATCCCTTAACTGTATCCATTTTATCCTTGACTTTTGTCTCAAGGCACTTTCTTCATTCAAAGACCATTTTTCAAGTTTAATCAATATCTCTTTCTCCTGCATAATCAGCTCATCAGTAACTTGAACACTTAGctgagtttgaatatttgctacctCCATTCTAGCCATCTCAATCTGTTTTCCTATATACTTAAACTCTTTCCTGTTTAATTGATTAAGGACAGGTTGTAGATCTTTCAGCTTACACCACAcctgtttcattttattatagCCATAGTCTTTACCCCATATGGTTTCTACCATGTGCATAAAACTGTCATGCTCAGTCCAAACATTGAAGAATTTAAATCCACCTTTCCCATGCTGAGGAGTTTGTTGAAGAATTAACACCATGCAACTGTGATCAGAAATGCTAGGATTCCCATAATCTACACTTACATGTCCCCATTTTCCATCCATTCATCATTTCCAAAAGCTCTATCTATTCTGCTTGAAATTCTGTTCTCCCCACATTGCTTGTTAGTCCAGGTATAGTAGTTCCCTGTCCACTGTAGTTCATTAACCCCTATTTCTCTCACACATTCCCCAAGGTCTTTTATCTCATTAGTGGTAACAGGCACCCCAGCTAATCTATCCTTATCAGACATTATAGCATTAATATCCCCTACTATAAGCCAAGGTTAAGTAATACCTTTAGATAGAGTTTCCATTTCTTTCCACAAACTCTTTCTCTGTTCAACTGTATTCAGACCATACACTACAGTTAAGATGAGTTGGTAGCCTTTGCTTCTTTCATTGACCTGACAATGCAACATTTGAACAGAGTTGGTAATCTTCTTGACCTCATACCAATTGTCATCCCATATCAGCCATATCTTCCCTTTAGGACTGTCATCATAGTTGTGTAGAGCCTTCCAACCAGGTGCAATTCCTTGAAGAACTGATCTCACATTATTACTTTTTACTCTTGTTTCTACTAAACCTGCTAGACTCACTTTATTCTGTAAAAGCAGTTTAATCTCCTTCTGCTTATACCTTTTATTCATTCCCCTCACATTCCAAAACAACCACTTCATCAACAAGTCTTTGTTGCTCCACCTCTATCAATAGATAGTGAAGCTTTTTTAGTATGCATCAAGCTCTCAAATCCATTCCTTGTTGGTATTGGCTTCAGTATAGGAAAGTAATCCAAGCTTAACTCCAGCTGTCTATACTCTtgttcttcattattttttggaGTTTGCTGCTCAAACTCATGTTGTGTGATCTGCTCCTCTTCCTGTTCTTCCTTCTGCTTATTCAGTTTTGGACTAGGATTCTTCTCTTGTCTTTGTTCACCCTGCTTCTCTTGATCATTCTTCTGTGATATTGGACCTTTGTATTGCCATGTTTGTGTTACTTTATTCCATGGCCTTCTTTTCTTAGTTACCTCCTCTTTTGTAACTTCCTCCAATTGACATACATGTCCTAGCTTCTGGCATTTATCACAGTATTGGGGTCTCCATTCCAACACTACATCTTGTAGGAATGTCTTTCCATTTGGATCCATAACTGCTATTTTTTGAGGTATAGATTTTGTAACATTAACCTCCACTAGCATTCTAGCATACGAGATCCTAGTTTGCTTAGTAGTACACTCATCTGCAAATATGGGAACTCCAATTGCACTTGCTATCCTGCTCAATGAGCCCACTCCCCAATAGTTCAAAGGCAGTTTTGGGAAGTTAACCCATAGTGGAATTTCTGTGAGAAACTCATTCCCAAAATCAAACTCAGGACACCATTGCTTCAGTATTATTGGACGATTGTTAATAGTATAAGGCCCTGAGAATAAGATCTCATTCATATCACTAACCTTCTGAAACTTGATTAGGTAATACCCATCTTCATGAAGAAATAATTCTGGCTTACTCACATTTGACCAATTCACCATTATGTACCTCTTCATAGTGTTATACCCTGGGCAATCACCTATCACGTAAGCAATGAGAGCACTCTTCCacttttgttcttcttcctgGACCTCTTTCTCCTCAAGCTGCACCACTGCTTGCCCATCTACTACCTGTGGGGGAAAATAAGATAGTTGCATTCCATTACTAGCAACTCGATTGTTTTTGAACATATTAACCCATGGCTCATTTGTTTCCTTCTTTTGCCCCTGATCATCATCTATAATAGCAGCAGTTGTTGTCTTCTCTGGGCTCTTTGTTACTGTTCCATTGCCAACATTTTGACTATCTTCCTCAAACCCTTCCAGATTTGAGCTCCCAAGTACCTCCTCTATAACTCTTTGAGAAACTAAACTCAATTTCCTAGCTACTTTAGATTTGTTTGTTAGTTCAGCTTCACCATTTACTTCCTCTTTCTGAGCTTGTTGTTGTTTCTGTGATCCCTCTTCTTCCATACAAGTTCCGATTGAGCTACACTCATTCATGATTAGTGTTTTCCGACCTCTTCCACGTCCCCTACCTCGTCCCCTCGCCATGGCACCTTCCAGCTCACGTTAGGCTAACGTGCGCTGAGAGCATTTGAGAAGGAGAGCtccattgttattattattattatttttattatcatcatcatcatcatcatcattattattattattattattattattactattattactattataactattattattattattcttattattgttattattattatttttattattattattattattatcatcattattattattgttaatattattattattatcatcatcattattattattattattactattattattattattatcatttttattattattattattactattactactactattattattagtattattattattgttattatttttttattattattttattattattattattgttgttgttgttgttgttgttgttgttgttgttgttgtttttttataattattataattattattattattatcattattattattattatcatcattattattattattattattattattattttattattattatgattattattattattatcat
Proteins encoded in this window:
- the LOC101243694 gene encoding uncharacterized protein, with the translated sequence MVKQLYDYLRGDQAKPEWKGLMFKNAARPKAIFTLWILLNRKLATIDRLAKWGVVHDPTCVLCKGADESLDHLFLQCHYAEEVWERVLTWAGFYNNRPRTWIQFMHWSIQNGKGKTTKAQLFKKIMAEGVYAIWNERNKRIFEDKKCLIDEVVKKIAYVTIARSPISINNVISHRKI
- the LOC138337446 gene encoding uncharacterized protein, coding for MNKRYKQKEIKLLLQNKVSLAGLVETRVKSNNVRSVLQGIAPGWKALHNYDDSPKGKIWLIWDDNWYEVKKITNSVQMLHCQVNERSKGYQLILTVVYGLNTVEQRKRDINAIMSDKDRLAGVPVTTNEIKDLGECVREIGVNELQWTGNYYTWTNKQCGENRISSRIDRAFGNDEWMENGDICMVLILQQTPQHGKGGFKFFNVWTEHDSFMHMVETIWGKDYGYNKMKQVWCKLKDLQPVLNQLNRKEFKYIGKQIEMARMEVANIQTQLSVQVTDELIMQEKEILIKLEKWSLNEESALRQKSRIKWIQLRDANNKYFSSVIKERNQKKQ